The following are from one region of the Chromobacterium phragmitis genome:
- the rplF gene encoding 50S ribosomal protein L6 has product MSRVAKNPVAIPAGVEVKFGAAEVTVKGALGSLSTALCNDVEVKLDNGQLTFAAKNDSKFARAMSGTLRALLNNMVNGVSKGFEKKLQLVGVGYRAQAQGDTLNLSLGFSHPVAHKMPAGIKVETPTQTEILVKGADKQLVGQIAAEIRAYRSPEPYKGKGVRYADEVVVLKETKKK; this is encoded by the coding sequence ATGTCTCGCGTAGCTAAGAATCCGGTAGCCATTCCGGCCGGTGTCGAAGTGAAGTTCGGCGCCGCAGAAGTGACTGTGAAGGGCGCCCTGGGCTCCCTGAGCACCGCTCTGTGCAACGACGTGGAAGTGAAGCTGGACAATGGCCAGCTGACTTTCGCCGCCAAGAACGACAGCAAGTTCGCTCGTGCCATGTCCGGCACCCTGCGCGCGCTGCTGAACAACATGGTGAACGGCGTATCCAAGGGCTTCGAAAAGAAGCTGCAGCTGGTGGGCGTGGGTTACCGCGCTCAGGCTCAAGGCGATACCCTGAACCTGTCTCTGGGTTTCTCGCACCCGGTGGCTCACAAGATGCCCGCTGGCATCAAGGTTGAGACCCCGACTCAGACCGAGATCTTGGTCAAGGGCGCTGACAAGCAGCTCGTGGGCCAGATCGCAGCCGAAATCCGCGCTTACCGTTCGCCGGAGCCTTACAAGGGCAAGGGTGTTCGTTACGCCGATGAG